The genomic window CCCATTGGTAGGtttaattttgattttcattagggcatgaggtggtggtggaggtgacgTGAACTACGCCACTGACCTAAGGGGGTCATGAATTACAAACCCACCTCTGTCCCATCTTGAAGGGGCTGTAGAGGACGTGTGGGCGTTCCTGTGATGGTCAGTGGAGACCCTTTTCAGGGACCTAGCCCAACCCTACACACTAGAGTTGCAGACTTATAGAGACCTGTGGTTTCCCTAGCCTTACTGCCTGACCCTCTCAAGAGGAAGAACCGGCGGAGTTCTCCGGCTCCTCTCAAGAATTGAGGCTCTGTACGTGGATATTCCCCCTGGTCCCGAACTGCTACAAAGGGACTGGGGCTGCACTCCTCTCCCAGGCGGATACCGTAACGTGAGGTTACAATTAGGTCAAAACGGTGTTTGTGGCAAAGGAGCTTGCAAAGCACGCTGTAAGCGAGAGCACAACAAAATGATTAACTCAGGGCAGCGAAATCAGGTAAGTCAGGGAGCGGGCTCTCTGAATGGCCAGATAATGCTGCTCTGTGTCTGTGCTCAATGTGATGTGTCTGCTTGGTTTGATCATGAGGCTTGGCTCAAGTGGCGGCCATGCAGCAGTGTTCCCAGCACAGCCTCAACGAAGCTCTATACCGTTACAAAGCCCAGTACGAATCATAGcccctacacatatatgtaggaattatgccgCTGAACCCCCAAAATTCTaggccccgatagcaggggagggcatgaaaggtaccggGGAAATCGaagggaaaaatatgaataatattcacagaatcagtcactatattgcCTCCTACGAccggaaaacaaagaatcctccacgtaCTCACTGCAGGGTCGAGCGCATGACCGACGTGCGGGAGTGGCCGACGCCGAGTCAACCCACCAGGAGGGATCGCAGGGAACAGCCGATGCACTggatgtatattattcatattttaccccgcaatttcccCGTTACCTTCCATGCTCTCCCCTGCTAtctgaaacaatatatatatatatatatattttttttttttttttttttttggaggggggggcaTAATTGCGATATATTTGGATAgtaaagagtgagaggaatccatcgataccaaaatcgtcgcgatcggttTGCGACGCAAATTtaccttatttttattgttgttattattattattattattattattaacattattattactattgtagttcttttgttgctgttactgttatttattatcatcgtaatctcatcatattactattattaaaactattgtgGTTAATAgcgttagtattattagtagtagtagactaAAGATAGAGGGAAAATCTTTGAAGAAGAAAAGTTAAAACACGACACGACAAGTAAAAACAAGATTATCCAAGACAGGATAAGACAAGACAAAACAAGTCACAACAGGTAAAGCAAGGCAAAACAAGACAAATcacttattagtagtagtagtattgactatacacagagaaagaggttGAACAAGAAGAGATTAAAGACGAAAAGTCAAGTCAAAACAAGACGCCCGACTCAAgccaagacaagacaagacaaggcaAAACAAGACttgataaaacaaagcaaaacaaaagttaAAACAAGATAAGAGaagtcaaaacaaaacaagaaaagacaagTCAAAACAAGACAAGGCAAGAAAAGACAAGTCAAAACAAGACAAGGCAAGAAAAGACAAGTCAAAACAAGACAAGGCAAGACAGGGCAAGACAAGACCAGTCAAAACAAGACAAGGCAAGACAGAGCCAGTATTCGCTTCAGCCGAGTTGTTTACTCTCTTGGCGACACGCTGCCGAGCATGCGAATGGTGGTTGTTATGGCGAGGAAATGTTTTCTGAAATGCTCCCGCAATCTGCATGCCCCTATCCTCCTGGAGGACGGGAGGAACCACATCGTAGGGAGGTCCAAGGAAACGAAAATACGAGACAAGCGATGCTCCAAGAGTCAGGGTAAAGGAAATGACGTTCAAACTTCCTGCATTGGGGCTCCCCTCCCTCGGCCGCGGTTTCACCACTTTATTGATAAAAGATAAATCGTGCCATGGCTTGTGAGGGGCGTCAGTTAGTATATGAAGGCGTTCTGGGGCTGGGTATTAACACTCTTTGGCTGTAACAGGACTAGGGGAGAAGGACCTAGAGAAAAGTTTGAGTTGAGGTAAGACCAGTGGGGAAAGGTGTCTGAGCTGTCACTGTCGCTGAAGTTGTATCGTGAAAATTCAAGTAGAAGTTTATTGTTGGAAATCTCCAGTGCAGCATTGGGTGAGAATGGAATATCACCAGCTGTAGTGTAAGTCAGTATCTTTcctgacttatatatataatatcaaaatcatcAGTCTTGAGGAATATAACATAGAAGTTTTTAAGAGATAGTACATGCATGAGTTTGGGAGAATGCACTGAGCCCGGCCAGCCAGAGATACGTATTTCATTGTGGAGGGCTAGCTTCACCTCTGTGCACTGCATGTCTAAAATATTAGAATCCCACTTAAGTGACGACACAGTGCGACCCCATAGTAGCTAATAAAGTTGTTGACAACTCCATATGGAGATTATTTTAGGAGGAACTTGGTGACAGTATGTGTCagcagagttttttttttgtaggttagtttttttttttttttttttttttttgtgtgtgtgtgtgtgtgtgtgtgtgtgtgtgtgtgtgtgtgtgtgtgtgtgtgtgtgtgtgtgtgtgtgtgtgtgtgtgtgtgtgtgtgtgtgtgtgtgtgtgtgtgtgtgtgtgcatatatgtatatatatacatatacacgcatacatatatacatatatgttttttgatCAGATTACAATATTGGAAGGCTCAGACAAATCtgcttaaaaaaaattatattacaattatagttacacctgaaaatataaagatatggcACTTAGACATTTATTCACATTTAGCTGATACAGTtgtttgtaatgatgatgaattaagATTGAATTACTAAAAAATGTTTTAGAgttgataagaaaacaaaaatagaaagattcAGGTCAGCTCAGGAAATTTCTAGGCATAGTAGAAGCTTATAAGCATGTAGTTTTAGactagatatttttttctcttttagttttGTCTTATAATAAAATGACAGAAATCATTACTTATGTGgaattcatttgttttcattatttttgtattttgccagagtttcatttgtttgtgtatgttacaGGGTTTGCatttttcatacatatgtataggttgTTTTTTAGAAATTCCCGCAAATTATAGAATCCCTGTAGTTTGTGATTTTAGTATTTTTTGGCAATACATGATTTTTGTATGTAATCTAGACCTTTTGCTTTTGATAAACTCATATTTTTCCACATAGTGCCAAACACAAGACCAATAAACATGAATCAGGAAGCATATGATGGATATGTATGTCAGCGATACCATAAATACAGATTTCTATATGCAGTTTAGGAAAATTTTAAcacaaatgtgtgtttttttttttttttgtgtgtgtgtgtgtgtgtgtgtgtgtgtgtgtgtgtgtgtgtgtgtgtgtgtgtgtgtgtgtgtgtgtgtgtgtatatataatatatatataatatatatataatacatatatatatatatatatatatatatatatatatatatatatatatatatatgcatatatatgtgtgtgtgtgtgtgtgtataaaatatgtatattatatgtatatatatttatatatatctatatatatctatatatatctatatatatctatatatatctatatatatatttatatatatacatatttacatatctctctctctctctctctctctctctctctctctctctctctctctctctctctctctctctctctctctctctctctctctctctctctctctctctctctctctctctctctctctctctctctctctctctctctctctctctctctctctctctctctctctctctctctctgtctctctctctctctctctctctctctctctctctctctctctctctctctctctctctctctctctctctctctctctctctctctctctctctctctatatatatatatatatatatatatatatatatatatatatatatatatatatatatgcatatgtgtgtgtgtgtgtgtgtgtttgtgagagaaaatctgtgtctgtatctgtcagtctgtctgccttcAAGTGGCATTAtgtactacattttttttttctttctttcttttttgctgttattaaagaaaaaaattcttTTTCAGTTGAACTGCTTGCAGACTATAGTTCTTACACAGTCACTGTTAGACAGCTTGGAGCCAACACAACAGGCGTGAATGGGAAGCCACTTGAATTTGGCAATACTTCAGTTctcaaacataaagacattttagAGGTGAGGTTTCTATTTTTTAGAACATTATCTAAAATAATCCTAtagtaatatgtttatatgtatgtgtatagatacacacacaaccatacatatatatgtgtgtgtgtgtgtatatatatatatatatatatatatatatatatataaaatgtatatgtaatatatatatagaaaatatataaatatctataatatatatatatatatatgatatatatatgtatagtacatataatatttatatatatatatatatatatatatatatatatatatattatgtattatatattcatatattctgtgtgtgcatggatgtttgtgtgtatgtatatgcatatatatatatatatatatatatatatatatatatatatatatatgcttgcatctatatattatatatatatatatatatatatatgcttgcatctatatatttatatatatatatatatatatatatatatatatacacatatacatatttatatgcatatatgtatatattatatatacattatttttatatatatatatatatatatatatatatatatatatgtgtgtgtgtgtgtgtgtgtgtgtgtgtgtgtgtttatatatatatatatatatatatatatatatatatatatatatatatatatatatacatatatatacacacacacatatgtacacatacatatgtacacatacatatatatacatatatatatatatatatatatatatatatatatatacatatatatacatatatatacatatatatatatgcatatatatatatacatatatatatatacatatacatacatacatacatacatacataaatacatacatacataaatacatacatacatacatacatacatacatacatacatacatacatacatacatacatacatacatacatacatacatacctacacacacacacacacacacacacacacacacacacacacacacacacacacacacacacacacacacacacacacacacacacgcacacacgcacacacatacatatgcacaagcaCTGATGGcttgagtccgagaaaacgacatattgccctatgcaggtgtcgtaggggaagttgttGCCGTGGCactaagtgttagcgcgctgaaccacggttgattaggaagggcatccaatcaggcaagggtggcactgccatataacctctcaattgtgaattgagagaggcctatgtcctgcagtggaatgaatggctgatggaaaaaaaacaaaattatatatatatatatagatagatatatatatatatagcttatacacacacacatacacatacatacactacctgtgtgtgtgtgtgtgtgtgcgtttgcgtgtgcgtgtgcgtgtgcgtgtgcgtgtgcgtgtgcgtgtgcgtgtgtgtgtgtgtgtgtgtgtgtgtgtgtgtgtgtgtgtgtgtgtgtgtgtgtgtgtgtgtgtgtgtgtataagtgggtAAGGTTGCCAAGTAGTCAATTTCTCATGATTTTTTCAACCGAAACTAGTGTCCAGGTAAGTTTACCTGGACACTGGCAGATGggtagtatgtgtatatttaatactTACTttttatgcttgtatatgtatatttgtttattcattttcatgcTTCCCAGATCCTTTTAGGTGAGCACCTGCACAGAATAGAATTTGATCCCCCTCCAGACAGTACTGCACAAAAGGACCAAGCACTTGAAGACATGCCACGCAGAGCAGCTGCAGCCAACAAACGCAGGGCTACAGACGAGGACGAGAAGTCAACCATGTCGAAGAGAACAAAACCCAACAAGTCAGAGGAGAGTGAAGGCTGGGGGGAGCATTTCAATGGAGATTTACTGGTTTATAAAAAGGATATGGAGGGCAGAGAAAAGGTAAATTGATGAAGCTGTATGGGAGTCTTGATGTATATGCAGTATGATTTGGCTCTGAATTCATCTCTGAAATGGCTGTTTAACATTCACTAATTTGCACTTGTATTTAATTTACAGATAGCTGGATATGATATGGATAGCACTCTGATTACAACCAAGTCAGGAAAAGTATTTGCTCAAAATTATGATGACTGGATGATTTTGTACTCAGAAATTCCTGGGAAGCTAAAACAGCTGTATAAGGATGGATACAAGATTGTCATCTTCACCAATCAGGCTGGCATTAGTAAGTACAAGAAAATTAAGTGATTTTATGGTTGcagtgtcattgtttttattttgtttgtcttcaATATGACTTAATACTATTTGCATGCTAGACTCTTTTATGGTCTCACAGATATTGATATAGTGTTAGTAGTGAtatacttgtaaaaaaaaaaaaaaaaatacagtacataATCCACATCGTACAGGGAACAACAGAAGCTAATCTATTCTCTTGGTATAATTACATCCTCCTGTGTCTAAAAACAGTTGAGCAGTCATGCagcttttgttttctctgtttataaAAAAGTCACTGTAGAAAATATCAGACTTAGATTCATTGCTAAGATAGTGGAAAGTTAGTTAAGCAGTTACATAAGTTAAAGATCTTTCTTTAGCAGGCAGGTTTAACATTGGACCATTGGAGGCTAGGTGCCTAAACTAAATTTGATATTGGCTAAATAATTTGCTATCAATTAAGCTATAAAGAGACAATATAGCTACTACAGACAGGAGGTTATTTAGCTTTTGATGAAAAATGTAATCTAATATTTCTGTTGCATTTTTAGAAGTCTGAGTCTGGGCTTCATTGCATTGTCATTTAATTTTATCATACATTTTATTGATAGGCATATAAAAATTCACAAAAACATTGATGATCATATTTGTCACTCACAGGCAGAGGGAAGCAGACTGTTTCGGGAATACAGAATAAGATTTGCAACATCATTCAAAGGTTGGGCGTCCCCATTCAAGTCTTCGTGTCCACGGGCAAAGGCAAATGGAGGAAGCCATGCACTGGCATGTGGGAGTTTCTGCAGGAGGAGGTTCGTTAATTGCATTTACTAGAAATTGCCCATAGCAACTACCAGAATTCTGTCCGTAGATTCTtgtggcatttattggtgttattgttttgatGTGTTGTTGCactcattttcttattgttatttgaaGTTTGTTAATCCATTTGATGTAGATGCTTCCCTACCATCATGTGGTCTAAAATGCAGGCATTAGTATTACTTGAGTGGCTACTCACCTGGGTGTGCagcttattttctttttgtgcATAAGATTTTTTAAggctttttgccattttccatttgtttatatttgtcatttgatttgctttatctagATGGTATTAGACTGTTTTCCCTGCATCTCTCTAGGTAGACCATAACAtattgcagtgataataacataattaacactttattatttgtgtgattttttaatttctaaaatccattttctgtaatacaatctTGGTCATGGCAGGCAGAAATAGAATCCTGAACATGGAAATAGCATACTCCCTGGAGCtgatgctcttccagtcatgactCATGGTTGGTACATATCACACTCTGGATCATAGGTGTTAATActtagtctcacacacacacacacacacacacacacacacacacacacacacacacacacacacacacacacacacacacacacacacacacacacacatttatccttCAAGTATCAATGTAAGTAAATGTATTTGTGCTTTTGACTAACTGCACAGTACAATGCTCTCATCAGGCTAATGGAGGTGTGGCTGTCGACATGAGCAAAAGTATGTACATAGGTGATGCAGCAGGCAGGCCAGCtgaaggcaagaagaagaaagactttTCCTCAAATGACCGTCTCTTTGCCCTCAATCTCGGAATAAGCTTCTACACTCCTGAGGAGCATTTTCTGGGTAGGTCTTATACTGGAGTTTTGGTAGAGTTCTGTTTATATTGTGAAATGCAGCCTGATGGGATAGTTTGTAAACACTCACTTGCTAATACAAGGAACTGAATACAAGTTATCTTTGGAAGATTGTTATAGTATTGTCCAATTTTGTTTCATCCATAAGCAgtattgttatgtttatatatatttatgtgagcaagtgtgtgcgtgtgtgtgtgtgtgcacatgtgcatgtgcatgggcgtgcatgcgtgcatgggagagtgtgagagtgagagaagatatAGGTTATGGAaatttgtttacatttattttcctAATTTCCTTCCAGGTGTCAAAACTCAGAAGTTCAATATGCCTGAATTTGACCCACGAACAGTTGACGACTCATTGAAATTGTTTGATCCACCAACCACCAAAGTTCCAAAATTCAAGACTGAGGTGAGTGTTCAGGCTTTGTGCAAGGTCTGGGAAGATAGATATTAGGGCACATTGGACCTTCTGGGAGAGTATGATTTAGTCTTCAGAGATGAATGTGTTGGTACACatgaaaaaacagcaacaagacCTCTTATTAccttgattttcctttctttgtctttggatATGTATACCACAAATATCTAGAACAGTTATTAGCTTTGAGCTAATAACTTTGATCTTTACTTTATTTCAGGTAGTGGTTCTAGTTGGGTTTCCTGGAGCAGGGAAAAGCTTCCTTGCAGAGAACCATCTTGCTCCCTTAGGCTATGTTGTAGCTAACCGTGACACTGTGGGTTCCTGGCAAAAGTGCGTTTCTATTCTGGAGAAATCTGTGCAGGTAAGGTATTTTTATAGACCTTGAGAACCCAATTTATTTTACACTCACATAGTCTTTCATGTTTCTGACATTACTGCCTATTTAGTTTGAGCCAATGTCTTCTACTATAAATGATTTTGCAATATGAAGTATCAGCAGTAGCATGTTCTGTCAAAATCTGATTTTGAATATCCTTTGTAAGTAttaaattgtataaaaaaaaaaaaaaaataataaataaataaaaaataaataaataaataaaatcttttcttttcttcccaggAAGGAAAGCATGTTCTCATTGATAACACTAACCCTGATGTTGAGTCTCGGAAGCGCTATGTTACTGCTGCAAAGAAGATGAACATTCCAATTCGCTGCTTCATCCTCAATGTGTCAAAAGATCATGCTCGGCATAACAATAAGGTGTGTAATTTGATTTTTAAAACCATTTTAAGttgataaacaaaacaacaagacaaaTTAATTTTCCAAAGAAATTTTGATTGGGATTAAACTGCCATTTAAAAGATTGGCATTCTTGAATGAAtagcagtgacaataatgattcaTACTAAGAGTGATCTAAACCCTTTCACTGATACCCTCTGAAATGATATGCATCCCCTATCTGATATGCTATTTCTGTATTTTCTAAACTACATTTGTAGCAGTTTTGAACATTCCTTCTTATAGCACATGTGCATACAAGTACTGTACATTAAagtaataaatgtattttacaaTATTCCTTATGAAGAAAATACTCATATAGTTGGAAGTTAGTCATGTGCCTGGTAGTCTCGTTTCTTTTAGTTCCTACATCAACAATCTCCCTGACAAACAAGAGCTCCTGTTGTCATATAATAGATACTTGTAATTTACTTTTAAACAACATCCATATCAGTGAAAGGGTTAGATTTGCTTTTGCATATTTTCTATTACAACCATAAAATTAATTTTCAGTTCAGAGAATTTTCGGGTGCCGACCACTCCAAAGTGAACGACATGATTTTTCATTCATACGGGTAAGTTCCTTTTCTTTACACAGATCTCAAAATTATGCATTGCATACCTTTTGTTTCAAGACATATATTGCATACTAAATTCTTGTCTTGTTTGTATGACAGAAACatcaattaattaaaatatttacattcattttcttctctctttatttataaaaGCTCCAAATATGAGGAACCATCACTTGCTGAAGGTTTTGAAGACATCGTGCGGGTAAATTTTGTTCCCAAGTTTAGGTCAAAAGAGGACGAGGAGTTCTACAAGATGTTTTTATTGGAAAAATAACTACAATTATCCTGTCATTGGAGAGAGCCATTTGATTGCTCTTGAAGGAATTTGTGTATCAACACATGGTCAGGCATCTGCACTTGATTCAAACTGGTGTAAACAAACATGTGGGTCACAAAACTGTAAAAATTTGTAATCactgttacagtgtgtgtgtgtgataggaagACTGTAAACTATTCATTAAGTGAACACATTGTGCTATTCCATTATAATGCACACTGTGGAATTTTAAATCTAACAAAGACCAAGTCAccttaaataaataacatattaaAATATGTGTACTTTATGCCTCTTGAGCAATACACCCCCTTATGATACCACTTGGTGATACACTTAGTTTATATACGACTGAAAAATGAAGGTgatgggggaagaaaaaaaaaaagcttaaaagcTATAAATGCATTTCAGTGGAAGCCTGATGATTGGAGCATGAGATCAAAAGACAGGTTAAACAGGTAGTGACAATTACCTGATTAATACCAACAAATCACTTTGCAGTCTCCATTTTATACATATAAGGAATGTCAGCTTCTTCCACCATCAAAAAAAGGTGGTCACAAAAATGGACGTATTAAAGGGGGTAAAAATATGAAACCATCTTGTAATTATTCTGGCAATTTGAACTTTCTTCATCTGAGAATCAACAACTTGTTCATACTCCCTATGTCACAAGAAGGTGAAAGGAATGATTACCATTTTGGAGGAAAACTGGCAAAGCCACTCTATTTTTGCATTAGAACTTTTTACGCAACAAATCTGGCCTGTGATGattctgatgaaaaaaaaaaaacaagttactTGATATAGGAAATATCAACattccacacaaaaaataaacagacttTTATGAATCATCAAAAACTTGTTTTACTTCTTGCACTgctacatattaatatataaatgcaacaGCTTAAGATCTCtgatttattcttttttccttatacACTGTATTGTCTACAATAAGTTTAACATgacttattatattttaaatatgtttAAATGCATAAATTAAATAACTTATTTAATATAAGCAGTTATGATCCATTCAACAATGTGACAATTAAATCCTTTTGATAATACAAGGGGGTGTAAATGTCTGGTGGGAATACCATTCTCCCATGATTTACTTATAATTCACAGGTAGGCCATTTGTACTTAAGTgacagagaggaaaacaaaacaaaaaaataataatcatttaagGCTAAAATCACtagaattatgataaaatagaGAGGATGTCATGTAAATCAAAAAAGTGCAAAGTTggccaaaagcaaaaacaaaaacatcaaaggTTTATTAGAAGACACTAAAAACATGACCAACATCAAAATACACGTGGTAAGTGGACAAACGGCAACCTTAATATGAAATTTAAGATTTTGAAAGGtgcgagaagaaaaatgaaaagagatgaaCCAAAATCAAGAGTGCACATAATATTTAACTGCATGAAGAGATGAACACAGGGAGCTGTCTTTACATAGGAAGCATCAACTGGTTCTAATCACCTGGTGACTAGACATCATACCAAACCCCACGAGCATTCACCTGCTACATTttcttaatttgatttttttatagttttccttttaaatttaaaattattgtaatttttctgtattaaaaataattactaataacagatttatctatttatatccagaAAGACGTCTGTAACTAGCACAAGGACTCCCGGCTAGCAATTTTCTGTTTGTAGTAATCAGGATGCTTGACTTTGATGTGGGCTTGGAGGTTTCTCTTGCGCTTTATAGTCATGTTACACACTGGACATGGCATTCGCAGATCAGCACCATTGTGCTCTAATAAATGCTCTGCTAGAACTTCTCTTCTGGTGAAAGATCGTGTGCACAGGTGACAGACATATGGCCGGAAGTGGGCAAGGTGGTGGCGCTTCAGAATGGCAGCTTTGGCAAAGCACTTCTGACAGATGGGGCACACATAAGGACGGCCATCAAGAGAGGCAGACTcctgaaaagcaaaagaaagaattttttttttaaatcctataAATGTCAAAATTCAATGTGTGTTGTTCTATCAGGACAGGGCAGAATACAACCATAAATACTAAAAACAACTGAACTCTGAGTAAATTAGCCTCATACCTGTGTCTCTTCAAGGGGGAGTGGTCTTGCCAGGTTGGCACTACGCGCAAATGCATCCAGATACATGCGAGTCTCCTCCTCTATGCTGTTGCTGGCCAAGGCTGCAGTCAGACTATCATTCGGCAAGTTCTCTGAAAGCGCTGTGTTGCTAAAGTCCAGTGCTTCCTCCTTTATTTCTGCTTTCATctaaatagcagaaaaaaaaaagaattcagaAATTTAACTTTACTCTACAGTTTGAGAGTGAGGAAGGGCAGGAATATCATATCTGCCACTTTGTTAACTGGTAACAAAGTCTGCATAATATTTAAAGctactttaattttgtttttaatcatcTTCGATATCTTTTTTTGCTtaccattagtaatattatcaaatCCTATTCCCTGTACTAAATATGATGCATAATATtacttctttcctattttctttttatgtatgaaGTAGCCTAGGTCCTTTGACCTTGGAAAGGTAATAATATCTCCAGGCCAGCTTaagtatattaaaataaataaagaacattaTTTAATATCTACAGCCTCCTGCTGTCTACAGCCTCCTGCTGGGGAATGCCAtaagaaattaatgaaataaagtaatatataaaagGCTAAAGTTGAAATGGTTCTTTACTACTGCTTAAAGAGTTTAAAATGAAGTGAAATTTGCAATTATATTCTATTATAGTAGCAGTATTACAGTGACCACAAAGAACAACCCTTGCCTATCCAAGTCTCCCTGAGAAAAATGTAATTCTGCACTACTAAAATATTCCCA from Penaeus chinensis breed Huanghai No. 1 chromosome 24, ASM1920278v2, whole genome shotgun sequence includes these protein-coding regions:
- the LOC125038400 gene encoding uncharacterized protein F21D5.5-like, with amino-acid sequence MRMVVVMARKCFLKCSRNLHAPILLEDGRNHIVGRSKETKIRDKRCSKSQVELLADYSSYTVTVRQLGANTTGVNGKPLEFGNTSVLKHKDILEILLGEHLHRIEFDPPPDSTAQKDQALEDMPRRAAAANKRRATDEDEKSTMSKRTKPNKSEESEGWGEHFNGDLLVYKKDMEGREKIAGYDMDSTLITTKSGKVFAQNYDDWMILYSEIPGKLKQLYKDGYKIVIFTNQAGISRGKQTVSGIQNKICNIIQRLGVPIQVFVSTGKGKWRKPCTGMWEFLQEEANGGVAVDMSKSMYIGDAAGRPAEGKKKKDFSSNDRLFALNLGISFYTPEEHFLGVKTQKFNMPEFDPRTVDDSLKLFDPPTTKVPKFKTEVVVLVGFPGAGKSFLAENHLAPLGYVVANRDTVGSWQKCVSILEKSVQEGKHVLIDNTNPDVESRKRYVTAAKKMNIPIRCFILNVSKDHARHNNKFREFSGADHSKVNDMIFHSYGSKYEEPSLAEGFEDIVRVNFVPKFRSKEDEEFYKMFLLEK